The window gcccgaacccccgaaataacttGACTGATGACCcaaacgacccttcgaccattttcagcccacgccaagcttgtccaaaacattttaccctcacctgtcactcagtccacacccccactaaaatctgctgtgaacgttctcatttttctttttgttgtttttctaaatattctgattaaataagccaccatggcatcaaagaaggataatgaaagcagcaaaccaaaaagaaaagttgttagagccacaatagaggtgaaaaagaTCTCATAGTGAAGTTTGAGAGTGGTGTTcgtgtgtctgaccttgctacacagtttggtatggtgaagtctacagtctgcatcatactgaaaaataaagaggtcatcaaaggagctgatgttgcaaaatgAGTGACAGtacttacgaaacaaagatcacaaacaatggaagtggtagaaaaactgttgctgatttgggtaaacgaaaaacagttagctggtgatagcatttctgagaccataatttgtgagaaagcaaagcagttgcatgctgacctcctgaaaaacaacCCTGGAACGAGTgatgatacaagtgatgcctttaaggctagtagggggtggtttgaaaaattttggaagagaagtggcatacatagtgtggtgagagatggggagggtgccaggcagaaataaatctcattagacaagtttttagtgagaaataggtccagagAGTTCTCAAGCATGTTGTAGAGATGCAAAGAGAtggaaaagagaaagaaccccagaaggagagttacctgacgtttttatgtaaggtgactccccttccaaacaataataaccctcctactctccacgttcctcaacacctttcacttatgccatcagctctcTTCAgaacaggtaaagtgcagttaaattttcatttattgtttttttattgcatttatagtttttgtggttgactttatgcatgcaagtattattatacaggtataaataagcaatatttttacttacaatgcttcataatgcatagTTTTTGGAGTTAtgtaacagattaatttaatttacacaaTTTTGTATGGGaaaaatttattcagtttttgaacagccttctggaatgaATTAAGTTCGAGAatcgaggtaccactgtactttCTTCTTGCATAAGGTTTTTATGAAACACCCATACCATATCTCCATAAGTACAATACTAATGAACTTGagcttttaatgtttaaaaatatacctACATATTAACACTAcagtaaacaacaaattatttatttagtgtagTTTCTACTATCTCAGAAAGAATGATGGTCATAAGCTATAAGCTACTATAACATTACAGTTTGAGCTATGATATTACTGTATGGCTGAAATTTGTCATATGTAGAGGAGGCAGTCAACATAatctcaaatatataaatattgaaattactttACCAAATGTTTCAGTCAACTGGATCAATGATTAGCCAATGCAGCATAACACTTATAGAGCCAATAATTAAAGacaaaaacatgtaattaaactagTCTTATCCTATTTCTAGTACACATAAAATAGAGGTTCATTTGCTATAATATTTTACCACACAACTCACAATACAAGCCTGTTTTTTATGGGGGGAATCACTTAAATCTGGatataaatgttacttttcgAATGAGGTAATTTAGTAGAAGAGGTATTACACTTGCAAATTACAATTATGATTAGTAAAAGAACACATACAACGCTAATGAAACGGTAAATACTTCAAGCATTATGAGACATGCTTTGAGATGCTCCAGTACTATTTCAgagttatttttgtattaataacaattatGAGTACTGGAAGATGGGGGACGGTTGTTGATAAAGTTCTTAACTTATTAAATTACTTCAGAAtgcaatgtaacaaacaaatactagACATCATATATCTTATGTTTATTTACCACTCTTGTTTGTCAATAATGTGACTGAccataataagtaaaaatatattaaatcctaTCTTATATACTGAAGTACTAATAATTCTGAAATTTGGCCAAAGCCTTCAAGTACACTGTCATATACGTTAAATACTGGGCTGGATTTCAATACAACCCtattaacattatatatcatCCAGAGATGGTTAGGACCAGTTTGTTAAGATCtagtaaaaaaacacaacaggATATTAAACTGATGACTTTAGGAAATGGAAAAAAATGCATgtacttcatattttttaaaactacactgtaaatcaaaaacatgaatttatattttaaggaagtttgaaaacaatttcactgaaataaattactttttaaaaatttgaattattatttaatattattccaTTAGATGTTAAAGACATTGTTGCttagtaacaaatattatgtaatactTACGATGCCAAAAGCTTATagtgaaattaaaactttgtatCAATAATCAAAATACAGAAATAAGTTCAAACTCTTTAGCTATACACATCTCCATAATTAACTAGAAATAATACAACTTTTATAGGGGTGGCATCATCCTCTTCTTGGTGATTGGGTTGAGGTGAGCTAAACAAAAACCTTTAGGATGTTGTACTGTGTATCTTATGAGCGTATGTACTATAGCAATTAGAGAATAAGATGGCCAGCTTTAACAGTAAACATTGTTAGCTTGGGGGAGGGGGCTACACGGGATGGTAAGGCACATTTTGAGGTGTCTAGATTAAGTAAGCCCCTGCCCTTTACCACTGACTATGGTTTTTTTTGGCTTTATTTGCAAGTCAACATTATATAGAAAATTTATGAtggaaaagaaaatactttttcaaTTTGTACGGGACCTTAATTTGtcttattttctgttgttgttgggtttttatCTTTGTATAACATTAggctatataaaataaaatacatgtcaACCACTTTGATATTAGTCAGATCAAACCAAACCACATCAGAAGTGGGGAAGACAGGTGGCAAAACTAGAAACTCATATTGAATCAGTGGAGGGCCAGTGAGAAGATAAACCCCCTTTAAGAAGCATCCACATGAAAACATGGGGTGTGTAaaggaattaaaaacaacatacctGTGAGAAACTGCACCACTACTGATCCATGTACACTCTTTGTCCCTTAGTAATgtcacaaaaaagtaaaaacatggtgagacttcaaataaaaattacagaaataatggGGCGCCATGGTGTAGAATGGCTAGAATATGACAGACCATAAACACAAATATGACCTCCACCACCACCTAGTGGCATCTGGTATTGTACTTCAGACCTATGATAGGAAGAGGGTTCTCTCCACCTCTCACTTCAAACACAGGTATGGGCAGGTAAGAAAAGCTCCAGTAACAAGAACCCACCTCCATGTGTGCACACACCCAACACCATATCAATCTGGAACAAACATCTGGTAGATGGTAGAAAAAAGGAAAGCCCAGGTGGATGTACCTCTCCAATCCAAATCCTAATTGCACTGGAAATTTTTGTTCCAGTCCACAGGAGAAGAATGGTACCCAGTTTTACAAAGTGAACTGATATCCAGATGATGGTAGAAAGAGAGACGACTATTTCCAGTTGCATCTCCAGTCTAAAATCTCACAGCATTGAGAATTTATAATCCAGTCTGCAGCAAGAGAAGGGTATTAACCAAACACATATGAGGGCTTACATGGCTGGTCCAGCTCCACTAAACACTAATCCCTAGAAACCAACATCCTACAAACAGTAGGAAGGAGGATCTATCTTTCAGCTGGATAAACAAACTGAAGTATGTGGTAGAGTGCTACATCCAACACCTGGCAGGTAAGAAGTGGTCATGTCATCCATCTTGGTAGAATGCCACCAACTACTTTCATTTGTGTGTTATTGTGTGCATTCAGAAAGACACATTTTCTTGGTCCACTGCCCAAGCAGTTGTGAACTGGTAAAATTGGCAAGGACTCCTAAATCCCACCAGAAAAAGGATGGAAAAGTGTAATGGAAAGCTTGAAAGAATGCAGCACCAGAGAAAGTGCAATGGCTGACTGCAATATCCTATGGAAACCAGAATAACCACATTCACAACGTTGATCAACCACAGCAGCATCTGGAATTATACATCAGGTCCATAGTAAGAGTAGCCCTTAAACACCACAAATCCTCAAAGATGGGTAGCAATCTCTCTGTTTTACTCATCTAAGCCATGAGCATACAGTCCAGGAAGAACATATTTATGAAGCAGTCCTATAGCCAATAATAACGGAAATTGAAAGGTCCCATTCAAAAAGCCAAGGATTGTAACTGAGAACTATCGGATGGGAAGAACTATAACCTCTTAAGACAGATCAAAAGTGCTATATCTCCAATATACATAGTAAACTGCCATGGAggaagaaagaacagaacagaaagaGTAGGAAGATAAATGTGAAACACTGGCATTTCAGACAAGAATTGGACAGAGCTACATATGAAGATGGAGTGCAGGTAAAGGAAATAAAGGAAGGTGACAAAAACCTGGTGCAGCAATGGAAATTATAAGTGAGCTGGTCAATAGATAACCAGCATCAAAACACTACAAGGAATGGTCCAAAGTATGGCACAGCCACATGGGATGAAGTGAATAGGAGGATATGAATATAGTTACCTACCTGACCATTCCCAAGTGAAAGCACTGACTGTTCCTGCCAGAGGATGAGAAAGAGGTAATTAAACTCAGAAAAGTGGTGTACTGAGAAAAGTGGCAAAAATGTCCAAATCTGAGATTCCCCAACAATGTGCACAAACCCCCAAAAATGGATAGGTTCAAAGATCAAACCACAGGGAGAATCTTATCAGAATGCTATAACTAATTCAAGCCCAGATGCAGGCCACTTGGATTACAACATCCCAACAACGTGATGAGCCCAACACAAAAAATCTAATGTGAGAAAACAGAAGTGTATCAAGTGCCACTTACCTGGTGATGTACAAAACTACTATAGAAACAGTGGAGTGAACCACCACCAACCAGCTCATAGGAGACtgcaaaaaatgaagaaaagtgtGATAAAAATCAAGAAGTTCCAAGATTTATATGGAAAGAAGATTCAGAAGGATAGCATCTGAAAGGGAGGAGGAAGGATATAGTGGTCATCTCAGGGACCCTGGACAAGACTCTGTTGGTCTATCAAAACTCCCTGACAATTTACATATGACCAAAGGGAATGAGGGCTTCAAGAGAAGTCCAAGCCCCTAAAAGAGGGAGAATTTTTTGTGCAGAAGGAGGAGGAGAGGATTAGATGCTGCATATGAGACATTCATTGAAAGAAGTTGAAAAAACACCATGAGATAAACCAAAAATAGTGTGACCTGAACAAGCAAACCCATCAGGACCTGGAAGAAAAACTGAGAATGTAGGACTTATTCACCTTGTAAGGAGACAAAAAAGAAGCCATAACATTCATGTAATGGTGGAAACAAAGGCCCCTGGAATGAATTAGGCAGACAAAAATGGCATTTTGAGACAGAGAGAGAGATAAATCAAAATAGAGGAACAGATTTACTGAAATGAATTTCAGACCCCATGGTGGGCAACTTGCAAAAAATATGGCCCTCACCCTCAATGACTTGGGAAAAGGTGATCAGAGTAAGTTAAAAATGGGAAAAGATGATCAAATTATTGGTGTCCAATCTCCATGAAGGGTGAAGTGATACTAAAGGTTGAAAGACCAAATAAGTGAAgtcaaaacaataataatcagcATGATCTTCCACAGTTTATGGGGTTTGAGGCACACCAACTTCTGAACACAAATGCTTTCTAGGACAAACATCATATATCCCAATATACAGGGAAGTAGGAAACATTAAATAATGACTCAATAGCTAGTCCCTGAGAAGAGCAGGATGGAACATAGAAAATGGGAGATAAAGACAGAGCATGATATGCCTAAATAATCAAATCCAACAAAGCAGAAATAAATTTGGGCAAGTACCCTGAAATAATACACAACTGAGAGGCCCATTCAGAAAGGAGGAAAAAGCTGTTCAAATGCAAAACCTCCCTATCACTGGAAACCATAATAGGACAATGATTAGTGTGTTACTATTACTGCATGAAATCAATCAAATCCCTATGGCCCAGGGCTGTCATTTCAAGGTCCAAGAATCATAGTTCTAACCCACTGGACAAGGACGGTAATTCTGCTGCAGCATTAACAGGAACCGTAGTCATACCTGAAACTTTGAATGCATAAATCATGAAGTTAAATAAAGAGAGAAGATAATTTTTTTGTAACTATCCACTACAGAGAATACAAATGGTAAAGAACAGTGTAAATACAGCAgaaaattaagaaagtaaaaatttgtGAATAAGTGAATCAAATTGAAAAACATGTCTATTCAATAAGACTGTCGATCAAGTAAGTTAACACATGGAAGATTATTAAGGATGCTAGTTATGATAGGGATAGTATCACACTTCTTTTTTTCGTGGGTTGCTACAAAGTCATTTTCATGTTTGTAAGCAGAAATAAATGGGAGTATCAAAACTAGTGGCAAGCAAAAACTTGCACCAATAGAGAGCAGTATAAGTTCAGAAAGCTTTTCATGAGAGGAGATATCACACAAGAAAGCATTCCATAAAACtctagtatttttattatatgcatGTTTTTTTGCTTTTGGAAGTAAACAATGTACTCTGATACAGATGATGCTTTTTGATAGTTTCCAGTGTTAATTTtgcaaaatacttttattaaagtatagaaaaatgttataaacatacATAATTCAGGTCACTAAAACACATTCTACACAATCTGCTGGAGattcatttttgttattgataaactttcagttttaaattattcactaaagaaaagaaaatgtaacaaacaaatatcaaacttttattatagAAACCACTACTACATTATCTCCTCGTACAAACAATTGATTGACATGTCTTCTCATTAGTTGTGGTAGGTTACGCTTCTTGTTCCTCCTTGCATCTTGTAATGTATGAACTGTTGAAACACTAGATAACATTTGTGCCATTAAGCTCTGTCTACTACATGTTGGTTCAGCACAAGGTCTGTTAGATTTATCCAGTACTTGAGTTTTAtgtgttgtattttttgtttcatgatgTTTATTTTCAGCTATATGAGTTTCTGATGTGGACAGTGATTGAGAAGTACTTAGATGTTGCTTTACTGATAACTCTTTGGTGTTTTGTTTATCCTTCTGAGTCAATGCAGCTAGCTTTTCTGAAAGAAACTGAATGTTTAGGTTTTTTTCTCTATTCCTAGtttcagttttactttgtaaGACTTGAAACTCAGAAAAGCTACTATCActaataaaacgtttttcttcCCTAACTTTAAAGGGCTCTTCACAAGTTTCTTGTCTTGAAATAGAATCATCATATTGTAATTTTTGCTCACAACCTAAATCTTTATAATAATCAAAATCAGACAGAAGATTAACTCCAATTCCATGCTCTTCAAGATCAGATTCTACTTGTTGTTTAACACTGGGTGATGTTACTTCCAATATAAATGGAGTCtttctgtttgtgtgttttaaatacacCTCATCTACATCAACCATGGCAAGGTTCCAATG of the Tachypleus tridentatus isolate NWPU-2018 chromosome 13, ASM421037v1, whole genome shotgun sequence genome contains:
- the LOC143237059 gene encoding uncharacterized protein LOC143237059, translating into MSTQKHDLTSPEFDALTALQNPDHVLLPCPNARTFNNIAEYTTFAFGRKERENEKNTDKTKLKKEITPCYVSNNIKTTKAPTPSTSTLTVSAPGSSKPCTRTVISDPVSESGDTTFTLLRTPILEQHSKIQQDSHTHPTTSFPLHRPQNKVLPDVLKKMKTGYKNGPLGMLNKCVQNQTRVKVWTRNFNELRGICTGFIVAFDKHWNLAMVDVDEVYLKHTNRKTPFILEVTSPSVKQQVESDLEEHGIGVNLLSDFDYYKDLGCEQKLQYDDSISRQETCEEPFKVREEKRFISDSSFSEFQVLQSKTETRNREKNLNIQFLSEKLAALTQKDKQNTKELSVKQHLSTSQSLSTSETHIAENKHHETKNTTHKTQVLDKSNRPCAEPTCSRQSLMAQMLSSVSTVHTLQDARRNKKRNLPQLMRRHVNQLFVRGDNVVVVSIIKV